A genome region from Arachidicoccus soli includes the following:
- the ispG gene encoding (E)-4-hydroxy-3-methylbut-2-enyl-diphosphate synthase: MKLYCNSLTEYSRLKTREVKVGDLLIGNFNPIRLQTMTTNDTLNTIATVEETIRCINAGAELVRITAPSKKEAENLLNIKNELRKRGYHTPLVADIHFTPNAAEIAARIVEKVRVNPGNYVDKKKFEQIDYTDAKYADELRRIREKFTPLVKICKEYGTAMRIGTNHGSLSDRIMSRYGDTPMGMVESAMEFLRISRDENYHNIVLSMKASNTQVMVQAYRLLVQQMEEEFGEAYPLHLGVTEAGDGEDGRVKSAVGIGTLLEDGIGDTVRVSLTEDSEFEIPVCRDLVKRYELIEKPKDHKVHEKILCKIPGLNTDALPYSPVQYNRRKTFEVGNIGGHQVPVVIADLSKLNHIKPKDLEAVGYTYNEALDKWNISDSAADYIFIGYQSLDFALPGTLKVIVFHPAYDLQENKEKYFPIFDAKTYIQNTDEKAAINFITLDCFSDEGDSFQYLDALANDKTVVFCLKSERKNSMQAIRRVFIELLQRKIENPVIILVDSSWQTTDEHLIHFSTEAGGLFIDGFGDGISLDLSSNAYDDLSANYRSASGRNYQKNTSAEQFLNTSAFSILQATRTRISKTEYISCPSCGRTLFDLQETTAKIRAVTNHLKGVKIAIMGCIVNGPGEMADADFGYVGSGVGKITLYKGKEVVKRNVDSEIAVDELINLLKENGAWVEEQ; the protein is encoded by the coding sequence ATGAAATTGTATTGTAATTCCCTTACTGAATATAGCCGTTTAAAAACCCGCGAAGTAAAAGTTGGCGATTTGCTTATTGGAAATTTTAATCCTATTCGCCTGCAAACGATGACGACCAACGACACGCTGAATACTATAGCTACGGTAGAAGAAACTATCCGCTGTATTAATGCTGGTGCAGAGTTGGTACGCATTACAGCCCCTTCAAAAAAAGAAGCGGAAAATTTATTAAACATAAAAAATGAATTACGCAAACGAGGTTATCATACCCCATTGGTCGCTGATATTCATTTTACACCAAATGCTGCAGAAATAGCTGCCAGAATAGTAGAAAAAGTTCGTGTGAACCCGGGTAATTATGTGGATAAGAAAAAATTTGAACAGATTGATTATACGGATGCCAAATATGCGGATGAACTTAGGCGTATTCGAGAAAAATTTACTCCATTGGTGAAAATTTGCAAAGAATATGGTACAGCTATGCGTATCGGCACTAATCATGGAAGTTTAAGTGATCGTATTATGAGCCGCTATGGCGATACACCAATGGGCATGGTAGAAAGTGCAATGGAATTTTTGCGTATTTCTCGAGACGAAAATTACCACAACATTGTCTTGAGTATGAAGGCGAGCAATACGCAAGTAATGGTACAAGCTTATCGTTTATTGGTACAACAAATGGAGGAAGAGTTCGGAGAGGCATACCCTTTGCATCTAGGTGTTACGGAAGCCGGCGATGGTGAGGATGGACGCGTAAAATCCGCTGTAGGTATCGGCACCTTATTAGAAGACGGTATTGGTGATACGGTGCGCGTTTCCCTTACAGAAGATTCAGAATTTGAAATCCCGGTATGCCGTGATTTAGTAAAAAGGTATGAATTAATTGAAAAGCCAAAAGATCATAAAGTTCATGAAAAAATCCTTTGCAAAATTCCGGGGCTCAATACAGATGCATTACCTTATTCACCTGTTCAATATAATAGAAGGAAGACATTCGAAGTGGGAAATATTGGCGGACATCAAGTACCGGTAGTTATTGCGGATTTATCGAAACTCAATCATATAAAGCCCAAGGATTTAGAAGCTGTAGGATACACGTACAACGAGGCCCTGGATAAATGGAACATTAGTGATTCGGCAGCAGATTATATTTTTATTGGTTACCAATCTTTGGATTTTGCATTGCCGGGAACATTGAAAGTTATTGTATTCCATCCGGCTTATGATTTGCAAGAAAACAAAGAAAAATATTTCCCAATTTTTGATGCAAAAACTTATATTCAAAATACTGACGAAAAGGCCGCAATCAATTTCATAACGCTCGATTGTTTTTCTGATGAAGGAGATAGTTTTCAGTATCTAGATGCATTAGCAAATGATAAGACTGTCGTTTTTTGCTTGAAAAGTGAACGAAAAAATTCGATGCAGGCCATCCGCAGAGTGTTCATAGAATTGCTGCAACGTAAAATTGAGAACCCGGTAATAATTTTAGTCGATAGTAGTTGGCAAACGACCGATGAGCATTTGATTCATTTTTCAACCGAAGCTGGGGGCTTATTTATAGATGGTTTTGGTGATGGTATTAGCCTGGATTTGTCATCCAATGCATATGATGACTTATCTGCTAATTATCGATCTGCAAGCGGACGTAATTATCAAAAGAATACTTCCGCTGAACAATTTTTAAATACTTCAGCTTTTAGCATTTTGCAAGCGACACGCACTAGGATTTCCAAAACGGAATATATTTCTTGCCCGAGTTGTGGAAGGACTTTGTTTGATTTGCAGGAAACTACAGCAAAAATCCGGGCGGTAACCAATCACCTAAAAGGTGTAAAAATTGCCATTATGGGTTGTATCGTAAATGGACCGGGCGAAATGGCTGATGCAGACTTCGGTTATGTTGGCAGTGGTGTTGGAAAGATTACTTTATATAAAGGTAAAGAAGTCGTGAAAAGAAATGTAGATAGTGAAATTGCTGTAGATGAATTAATCAATTTATTAAAAGAAAATGGTGCCTGGGTAGAAGAGCAATGA
- a CDS encoding putative signal transducing protein, translating into MTKYTTVYTSMSLPEIYLIKGKFESEGIVCFTKDELITQTAPYISSITNGIQLQVADDDIDKAIQILQESGYLQAKVSKKTSYKSGIIFIIILLAFLFYIFKKNHVF; encoded by the coding sequence ATGACAAAATATACGACCGTTTATACGAGCATGAGTTTGCCGGAAATTTATCTTATCAAAGGTAAATTTGAATCAGAAGGTATTGTTTGTTTCACCAAAGATGAGCTTATTACGCAAACAGCACCTTATATCTCCAGTATTACGAATGGTATTCAGCTGCAGGTTGCTGACGATGATATTGATAAAGCTATACAGATTCTTCAAGAGAGCGGTTATTTGCAAGCGAAAGTTTCAAAAAAAACATCTTACAAATCTGGCATCATTTTCATCATTATTTTACTGGCTTTTCTATTCTATATTTTCAAAAAGAACCACGTTTTTTAA